GGTCCTCTGTCTCGATCGCCCTGAGATGGCGGTAGACCTGCGTCCTCTCCCTGTCCATCACGCCGTCGACGTCGGTGAGGTTGATGAGCTTGAAAGCGTTGAGAGCGATGGCGATCTCGCCGGCCGCCGTGTCCGCGTTGATGTTGAGGCTCCGGCCCGCCCTGTCGATCGCGATCGGGGCGATGACCGTGATATAGCCGTTCGCGAGCAGGGTGGTGATC
This window of the Methanofollis sp. genome carries:
- the argB gene encoding acetylglutamate kinase — protein: ITTLLANGYITVIAPIAIDRAGRSLNINADTAAGEIAIALNAFKLINLTDVDGVMDRERTQVYRHLRAIETEDLMADGTIAGGMIPKIDSCVRAVKGGVSFAHVVNGNKSHTILLELFTDAGVGTMITE